A single window of Hyphomicrobiales bacterium DNA harbors:
- a CDS encoding Carbon monoxide dehydrogenase yields MGSDRRRRGKGPLMKFPDFAYARPATLSEALSLLAEDEDAVPLAGGQSLLTMMAFRLATATRLVDISGLAELAAVDADATTLRIGAAVPHARIEDGIADDALGRFLANAAANIGYRAIRNRGTIGGSLAHADPAADWPTVLAALDAQVELASHEGTRALAITDFVQGEMTTDRAPGELITSVVIPLHPSASYGVHKIARKVGEFASAIAAAVVNEDVVRLSVGIVAGMPLALELSCDPADINLDARLSTTPLYRRVSDIIADGAPDASAYAAHLATIAALHAVHGAASRTKQAA; encoded by the coding sequence ATGGGCAGCGATAGACGCCGCAGAGGCAAAGGCCCGCTCATGAAATTCCCGGATTTCGCCTATGCGCGTCCAGCGACGCTTTCGGAGGCCCTGTCGCTTTTGGCAGAAGACGAGGATGCCGTGCCACTGGCGGGCGGGCAGTCGCTTCTGACCATGATGGCCTTCCGCCTGGCCACCGCGACGCGTCTCGTGGACATTTCAGGCCTCGCGGAACTGGCCGCGGTGGACGCAGACGCAACGACGCTTCGCATCGGCGCGGCAGTTCCTCATGCCAGAATAGAAGACGGCATCGCTGACGACGCGCTCGGCCGGTTCCTCGCAAATGCCGCCGCCAATATCGGCTATCGCGCCATCCGCAACCGTGGCACGATCGGCGGCAGCCTCGCCCATGCCGATCCCGCCGCCGACTGGCCGACCGTGCTGGCCGCGCTTGATGCGCAGGTCGAGCTCGCGTCCCACGAGGGCACACGCGCGCTGGCCATCACCGACTTCGTACAGGGCGAGATGACCACCGATCGCGCGCCCGGCGAACTGATCACGTCAGTTGTCATCCCGCTCCATCCATCCGCCAGCTATGGCGTGCACAAGATCGCCCGCAAGGTTGGGGAATTCGCCAGCGCGATCGCTGCGGCCGTCGTCAACGAGGACGTGGTGAGGCTTTCCGTCGGAATCGTGGCCGGCATGCCGCTTGCCCTAGAGCTCTCCTGCGATCCGGCGGACATCAATCTGGACGCACGCCTGAGCACCACACCGCTCTATCGGCGCGTCAGCGACATCATCGCGGATGGCGCGCCGGACGCGTCCGCTTACGCGGCCCATCTCGCCACCATCGCCGCTCTCCACGCCGTGCATGGCGCCGCATCCAGAACGAAGCAGGCCGCCTGA
- the cdhC gene encoding Caffeine dehydrogenase subunit gamma: MNPEPHNHTLSLRVNGRDWRGEVAARQSLADFLRERMNLTGTHLGCEHGVCGACTIMIDGIPQRSCLTLTVQVEGRSITTVEGLEGPVVDALRDAFSECHALQCGFCTPGMLVTALDVIARGKCGSDEEIRGELSGNLCRCTGYQGIVKAIRTASERIGHE, encoded by the coding sequence ATGAATCCAGAACCGCACAACCACACCCTGTCGCTGAGAGTGAACGGCCGCGACTGGCGCGGCGAGGTTGCCGCCCGGCAATCCCTGGCGGATTTCCTGCGCGAACGGATGAATCTCACCGGCACGCATCTGGGATGCGAGCACGGCGTATGCGGCGCCTGCACGATCATGATCGACGGCATCCCGCAGCGTTCATGCCTCACCCTGACAGTTCAGGTCGAAGGGCGATCCATCACGACGGTCGAGGGGCTTGAAGGGCCTGTTGTCGACGCATTGCGCGATGCCTTCAGCGAATGCCACGCCCTGCAATGTGGCTTCTGCACGCCGGGCATGCTCGTCACCGCCCTCGATGTCATCGCGCGCGGCAAATGCGGCAGCGACGAAGAGATTCGCGGCGAGCTCAGCGGCAATCTCTGCCGATGCACGGGCTACCAGGGAATTGTCAAAGCAATCCGTACTGCCTCGGAAAGGATTGGTCATGAATAA
- a CDS encoding LigB domain-containing protein, which yields MNKVNGVIAGAAVPHAPQFHSLPATEDADQVERVRTAMQEAGEGLRALNPDVVIVMTNDHGDEFIVGPTPAFTVHCGNVAQGMHKHKGPWSLRGDIGYDVVRGLMQEGFDPAFTLDSMVPTAFTIPYEFMGYERDAPFLPLYINSYVPPQPSAERCYAFGKAIDRVFARLGLRAVFIASGGLSHYPGTPQYPNPDVTTDKIIYGEMAKGNLRHLLSYSDEALDASGNVEARAWIALAGALGERKPDITAWEPSWHHTYAVFGWSQEARDTAIAPHYPPIPPEHVGLARALFELRKSEAACRQYLADGAGFASNYGLTSAETDALTAFDTDRLRDGFNIHALLVAGAERRLEQLKSATHT from the coding sequence ATGAATAAGGTCAATGGCGTCATTGCCGGCGCGGCCGTTCCGCACGCCCCGCAATTCCACTCACTTCCCGCAACCGAAGACGCCGATCAGGTGGAGCGCGTCCGGACCGCCATGCAGGAGGCCGGCGAGGGCCTGCGTGCACTCAATCCCGACGTCGTGATCGTCATGACCAACGACCATGGCGACGAGTTCATCGTCGGTCCGACCCCTGCTTTCACAGTGCATTGCGGCAACGTCGCCCAGGGCATGCACAAGCATAAGGGGCCCTGGAGCCTGCGCGGCGACATTGGCTATGATGTCGTGCGCGGCCTGATGCAGGAAGGCTTCGACCCGGCATTCACGTTGGATTCGATGGTGCCCACGGCTTTCACCATCCCCTATGAATTCATGGGCTATGAGCGCGATGCGCCGTTCCTGCCGCTCTACATCAATTCCTACGTCCCGCCCCAGCCTTCCGCCGAACGTTGCTATGCCTTCGGGAAGGCAATCGACCGGGTCTTCGCACGGCTCGGCCTGCGCGCCGTCTTCATCGCGAGCGGCGGGCTGTCCCATTATCCCGGCACGCCGCAGTATCCCAATCCGGATGTCACCACCGACAAGATCATCTATGGCGAGATGGCGAAGGGCAATCTGCGCCATCTGTTGAGCTATTCCGACGAGGCGCTGGACGCGAGTGGCAATGTCGAAGCGCGCGCCTGGATCGCCCTGGCGGGCGCGCTCGGTGAGCGCAAGCCTGACATAACCGCGTGGGAACCGTCCTGGCACCACACCTACGCCGTGTTCGGCTGGAGCCAGGAGGCCCGGGATACAGCGATCGCCCCGCATTATCCGCCCATCCCGCCGGAGCATGTCGGCCTTGCCCGCGCGCTCTTCGAGCTACGCAAAAGCGAAGCCGCATGCCGGCAATATCTGGCCGATGGCGCCGGCTTTGCCAGCAACTACGGCCTGACCTCCGCCGAGACCGATGCCCTCACGGCCTTCGACACGGACCGGCTGAGAGATGGCTTCAATATTCACGCGCTGCTCGTCGCCGGAGCCGAGCGGCGCCTCGAGCAACTCAAATCCGCTACCCACACCTGA
- a CDS encoding hypothetical protein (Evidence 5 : Unknown function), which produces MGAASADGHRHFNLDRHAEGKGTESNRATRVLTLLAENLDEQVRCTIDDFRLSFEFWCAVDHAVDAHDTFDTIEVAYLRLQRCEGRKYSCFRCKISRLDVNLTAKPALVQLLGTIEGAVSRDEHEIAFLTGADICANGLSRGRKDEPEFFEASFRIIVSHFVLRPQNGSCYLRMALRCG; this is translated from the coding sequence ATGGGGGCAGCGTCAGCGGACGGCCACCGTCATTTCAATCTCGACCGGCATGCCGAAGGGAAGGGAACAGAATCCAACCGCGCAACGCGTGTGCTGACCCTTCTCGCCGAAAATCTGGACGAGCAGGTCCGATGCACCATCGATGACTTCCGGCTGTCTTTCGAATTCTGGTGTGCAGTTGACCATGCCGTAGACGCGCATGATACGTTCGACACGATTGAGGTTGCCTATCTGCGCCTTCAACGATGCGAGGGACGAAAGTATAGTTGCTTTCGATGCAAGATATCCCGTCTTGATGTCAATCTCACGGCCAAGCCTGCCCTTGTACAATTGCTGGGGACCATCGAAGGGGCCGTGTCCCGCGACGAGCACGAGATTGCCTTCCTGACAGGCGCCGACATATGTGCCAACGGGCTTTCGCGTGGGCGGAAGGACGAGCCCGAGTTCTTCGAGGCGTCCTTCAGGATCATAGTGAGTCACTTTGTTCTCCGTCCTCAAAATGGGAGCTGCTACCTCCGTATGGCACTCAGGTGTGGGTAG
- a CDS encoding Endoribonuclease L-PSP: MTHYDPEGRLEELGLVLPPTRKPVGTYVGACQEGNLVLVAGHGPFDGPQQLYKGRLGREIDIKTGYLASKATILSSLASLKAQIGNLNRVERIMRVYGMVNCTPEFERQPEVIDGASDLLVQIFGEKGQHTRCAVGFCSLPFGMPVEIEMTVAVR; encoded by the coding sequence GTGACTCACTATGATCCTGAAGGACGCCTCGAAGAACTCGGGCTCGTCCTTCCGCCCACGCGAAAGCCCGTTGGCACATATGTCGGCGCCTGTCAGGAAGGCAATCTCGTGCTCGTCGCGGGACACGGCCCCTTCGATGGTCCCCAGCAATTGTACAAGGGCAGGCTTGGCCGTGAGATTGACATCAAGACGGGATATCTTGCATCGAAAGCAACTATACTTTCGTCCCTCGCATCGTTGAAGGCGCAGATAGGCAACCTCAATCGTGTCGAACGTATCATGCGCGTCTACGGCATGGTCAACTGCACACCAGAATTCGAAAGACAGCCGGAAGTCATCGATGGTGCATCGGACCTGCTCGTCCAGATTTTCGGCGAGAAGGGTCAGCACACGCGTTGCGCGGTTGGATTCTGTTCCCTTCCCTTCGGCATGCCGGTCGAGATTGAAATGACGGTGGCCGTCCGCTGA
- a CDS encoding FAD_binding_3 domain-containing protein — protein MQRHAEIAGGGIGGLALGMMLARNGWSVRVHERSPAIRELGAGIYLKNNSISVFEHYGIFDRIRAQGTMLDFARIRNVKGKLMQQRTLTGTRRYMALPRQTLVDTLALAAREAGVDIELGSVIAAADPTGALITESGKRLAADLVVGADGVHSCVRSSLNLGRGYRSLDTIINRYLIPSRAFTQEAVTTEHWSGNRRIGIAPAGDHSYAYLVMPRKDSVATRLPLQVETWARSHPRLRNELEIFAAAEASQYPYGVVHCPKWTAGKVAIIGDAAHGLPPTLGQGAGLTLMNAHALATIVTASDTVEAGLVRWESTVRRISDQTQRWALRYDSFTRQWPETLGALRPVVVWAFGYFSFLNDRMRIADKGLDLAEFQAAIR, from the coding sequence ATGCAACGACATGCTGAAATTGCCGGTGGCGGCATCGGGGGCCTCGCCTTGGGGATGATGCTCGCCCGAAACGGGTGGAGCGTACGCGTCCATGAGCGCTCGCCCGCCATCCGGGAGCTTGGCGCCGGAATTTATCTCAAGAACAACAGTATCTCGGTCTTCGAGCACTACGGCATTTTTGATCGTATTCGTGCGCAGGGCACAATGCTCGACTTTGCGCGCATCCGTAATGTGAAGGGCAAGCTGATGCAGCAGCGTACCCTGACGGGCACGCGCCGCTACATGGCTCTGCCCCGGCAGACGCTTGTCGACACTCTGGCTCTCGCCGCGCGGGAGGCCGGCGTCGATATCGAGCTTGGATCGGTCATCGCCGCTGCCGATCCGACAGGCGCGCTGATCACCGAAAGCGGCAAGCGCCTCGCGGCAGATCTCGTCGTCGGCGCGGACGGCGTTCATTCCTGCGTGCGCAGCTCCCTGAATCTCGGACGCGGCTATCGCTCGCTTGATACGATCATCAATCGCTACCTCATCCCGAGCCGCGCGTTCACGCAGGAAGCCGTCACGACGGAACACTGGTCCGGCAACCGCCGCATCGGTATCGCGCCGGCAGGCGACCACTCCTACGCCTATCTCGTCATGCCCCGCAAGGACAGCGTGGCAACCCGGCTGCCTTTGCAAGTCGAGACATGGGCGCGCTCGCATCCACGGCTTCGCAATGAGCTCGAGATCTTTGCCGCCGCCGAGGCGTCGCAATATCCCTATGGCGTCGTGCACTGCCCAAAATGGACGGCCGGCAAGGTCGCGATCATCGGCGATGCCGCCCACGGGCTCCCCCCGACCCTGGGTCAAGGTGCGGGGCTGACACTCATGAACGCCCATGCGCTGGCCACCATCGTCACAGCATCGGACACTGTCGAGGCCGGCTTGGTGCGCTGGGAAAGCACCGTCCGCAGGATCAGTGACCAGACGCAGCGGTGGGCGTTGCGCTATGACTCCTTCACGCGCCAATGGCCCGAGACGCTTGGCGCATTGCGCCCGGTCGTGGTCTGGGCATTCGGCTATTTCTCGTTTCTCAACGATAGAATGCGCATCGCCGACAAAGGCCTCGATCTTGCCGAGTTTCAAGCCGCAATACGTTAA
- a CDS encoding hypothetical protein (Evidence 5 : Unknown function) codes for MASHATICILLPARRYARSLSDRIARAEGRRSDPKNSEKLQLSSIGGIL; via the coding sequence TTGGCTAGCCACGCGACGATCTGCATCCTGTTGCCAGCGCGGCGCTACGCGCGCTCCTTGTCCGATCGTATCGCCCGGGCGGAAGGACGGCGTAGCGATCCGAAAAATTCCGAGAAACTGCAACTTTCATCGATCGGAGGCATCCTTTAG
- a CDS encoding hypothetical protein (Evidence 5 : Unknown function), which produces MIAAMMHAEVADSMHNMKQISAFPTSGQMAFRLRSAHWAADSAPLFSHQQGFKLIRQYLGATARCRWWKWSNFFG; this is translated from the coding sequence TTGATTGCCGCAATGATGCACGCCGAGGTGGCTGATTCAATGCATAATATGAAACAGATCAGCGCCTTTCCAACCTCTGGCCAAATGGCGTTCCGGCTGCGGTCTGCTCATTGGGCGGCGGACTCTGCCCCGTTGTTCTCGCATCAGCAAGGCTTCAAGCTAATTCGTCAGTATCTGGGTGCGACGGCAAGGTGCAGATGGTGGAAGTGGAGTAACTTCTTTGGCTAG
- a CDS encoding Transcriptional regulator, LysR family, with protein MDTLRAMRMFVMVVQSGSLSSAGRKIGMSPASISRYINALEDNVGSRLLNRSSRKLTLTDAGEIYFRYVEQILNQIEEVHSNLSQLQHSPRGTLRVHSRILIATQQIIPAMPRFMALYPDIKIDLMISNNVIDLVEQNVDVDIRIGELQDSSLIARKLVSSERVLCASPGYLARSAPITSPQDLAQHNCLSYRVHMGGTTWRFADQDGAITEIPIQGSFQTDNGPALRTLALADAGIILMPDWSVMHDLRAGTLVSILPGYRVSYGSFDNGVYAVYQQSRHLSAKVRAFVDFLAALLREQFV; from the coding sequence GTGGACACCCTGCGCGCGATGCGAATGTTTGTCATGGTTGTACAAAGCGGGAGCTTGTCGTCCGCTGGCCGCAAGATCGGCATGTCACCAGCCTCAATCTCCCGCTATATCAATGCCCTTGAGGATAATGTCGGTAGCCGGCTGCTCAATCGAAGCAGCCGGAAATTGACCTTGACCGATGCCGGTGAGATCTACTTCCGCTATGTCGAGCAGATTCTGAACCAGATCGAGGAGGTTCACAGCAATCTCTCGCAGCTGCAACACTCCCCAAGGGGAACGCTGCGTGTTCACTCCCGGATCCTCATCGCCACGCAGCAGATCATACCTGCGATGCCGCGGTTCATGGCCCTTTATCCCGACATCAAGATCGACCTGATGATTTCCAACAATGTCATCGATCTGGTCGAGCAGAATGTCGACGTCGATATCCGAATCGGTGAATTGCAGGATTCATCACTGATTGCGCGGAAGCTTGTCAGCAGCGAGCGTGTCCTGTGCGCATCTCCGGGCTATCTCGCCCGCTCGGCGCCGATCACATCCCCCCAGGACCTCGCGCAGCACAACTGCCTGAGTTACCGCGTCCATATGGGCGGCACAACATGGCGTTTTGCGGACCAGGACGGCGCGATCACCGAGATTCCGATCCAGGGATCTTTCCAGACGGACAACGGGCCGGCCCTGCGCACCCTCGCCTTGGCGGATGCCGGCATCATCCTGATGCCTGACTGGTCCGTCATGCATGATCTGAGAGCGGGCACCCTCGTGTCTATCCTGCCAGGATACCGGGTCAGCTACGGCTCTTTCGACAACGGCGTCTATGCGGTCTATCAGCAGAGCCGCCATCTCTCCGCGAAAGTCCGCGCCTTCGTGGATTTTCTCGCGGCCCTCCTGCGGGAGCAGTTTGTCTGA
- a CDS encoding Enoyl-CoA hydratase — protein MTEVSRLRGAAGRSNFLSDEKSPGIRSTRLLRSLSRRSTFATRTTLTYLDDPMMDFELYRLHVEDGIAVVTFDRPPVNAQNRQSREELVALFDALSDWEDVRVVILTGAGKTFSAGADVKERVNLHAKPGDYLRHNRLTREYFYAVSDCEKPVIAAVNGPAIGAGFALMLACDIMLASDDAFFVMPEIDVGLAGGARFLMEHFGRSKSRTMYFTGRRQSPQELYRLGVIEAVVPRDRLMDEAMSIAREIAAKSPIAVRRIKKAFNVVSEMPVRDGYRFEQTVTVDLSQTEDAQEAQRAFVEKRKPVFTGR, from the coding sequence ATGACTGAGGTGTCCCGCCTGCGCGGCGCCGCTGGTCGGTCAAATTTCCTGAGCGACGAGAAATCGCCCGGGATCAGGAGCACGCGCCTGCTCCGCTCCCTCTCGCGGCGGAGCACCTTCGCGACGAGAACAACGCTGACATATTTGGATGATCCGATGATGGACTTCGAGCTCTATCGACTTCATGTGGAAGACGGCATTGCAGTCGTGACCTTCGACAGGCCCCCCGTCAACGCGCAGAATCGTCAGTCGCGGGAGGAGCTTGTGGCTCTCTTCGACGCGCTCAGCGATTGGGAGGACGTGCGCGTCGTGATCCTGACGGGGGCGGGCAAGACCTTCTCCGCCGGTGCCGATGTGAAGGAGCGCGTGAACCTCCATGCGAAGCCGGGCGACTACCTCAGGCACAATCGCCTGACCCGCGAATATTTCTACGCGGTTTCCGATTGCGAAAAGCCGGTCATCGCCGCCGTCAACGGCCCCGCCATCGGGGCGGGTTTCGCCCTGATGCTCGCTTGCGACATCATGCTGGCGTCAGACGATGCGTTCTTCGTCATGCCCGAGATCGATGTCGGCCTCGCGGGCGGCGCCCGGTTCCTCATGGAACATTTCGGGCGCTCGAAATCACGCACCATGTATTTCACCGGCCGGCGCCAGTCTCCGCAGGAGCTTTACCGTCTTGGCGTCATCGAGGCGGTGGTGCCGCGCGACAGATTGATGGATGAAGCCATGTCGATCGCCCGGGAAATAGCCGCCAAGAGCCCGATTGCGGTCCGCCGCATCAAGAAAGCCTTCAACGTCGTGTCCGAGATGCCCGTCCGCGATGGCTATCGCTTCGAGCAGACGGTGACCGTGGATCTGTCGCAGACGGAAGATGCGCAGGAGGCGCAGCGCGCCTTCGTCGAAAAGCGCAAACCCGTCTTTACGGGCCGCTGA
- a CDS encoding conserved hypothetical protein (Evidence 4 : Unknown function but conserved in other organisms) yields the protein MHPGRIIVLKSNVLRGLAIIGLGLVSAAVAAADYPKRAIRLVVPYVPGGVTDSMARLLAQKLSERVGQPVVVENKPGAGGVIGAENVIGAAPDGHSLLFGTVTLTVYPSYEKNFTYDIHKDLAPITITSNAPYVISVSKDSPFKTLDDLIQYAKANPNKLNFGSPGVGTSTHLAFEYFLKAADIKMVHVPYKGSAATLPALMSGEVQANMDTYIGIAGAVESGQIRPLAITSKERAAFNPSIPTADEAGLKNFTVDTWFGVFAPGKTPSDIVAKLNTELVEVLKDPQVVKNFTSQGSIIANSSEAFAQVLVDDEKKWAKVIEDAGLKTQ from the coding sequence ATGCATCCTGGGAGGATCATCGTGCTGAAGTCAAACGTTCTGCGTGGCCTGGCGATCATAGGCCTCGGCCTCGTGAGCGCGGCCGTTGCCGCTGCGGACTATCCGAAGAGGGCGATCCGCCTGGTCGTGCCCTATGTGCCCGGCGGTGTCACAGATTCCATGGCACGGCTTCTCGCCCAGAAGCTCTCCGAGCGTGTCGGCCAGCCGGTGGTTGTCGAGAACAAGCCCGGCGCGGGTGGTGTCATCGGCGCGGAGAACGTTATTGGCGCGGCGCCCGACGGCCATTCCCTGCTCTTCGGGACGGTCACGTTGACGGTCTATCCGAGCTACGAGAAAAACTTCACCTACGATATTCATAAGGATCTCGCGCCGATCACGATTACATCGAACGCGCCTTACGTCATCTCCGTGAGCAAGGATTCACCTTTCAAGACCTTGGACGACCTCATTCAATACGCCAAGGCCAATCCGAACAAGCTCAATTTCGGCTCGCCTGGCGTCGGCACGTCCACGCATCTCGCCTTCGAATATTTCCTCAAGGCTGCCGACATCAAGATGGTCCATGTGCCGTACAAGGGCAGCGCCGCGACCCTGCCGGCCCTGATGTCGGGCGAAGTGCAGGCCAACATGGACACCTATATCGGCATCGCGGGGGCGGTCGAGTCGGGGCAGATCCGTCCGCTGGCCATCACGAGCAAGGAACGCGCCGCATTCAATCCGTCGATTCCGACCGCGGATGAGGCTGGTCTCAAGAATTTCACGGTCGATACCTGGTTCGGCGTCTTCGCGCCGGGCAAGACGCCCTCCGATATCGTCGCCAAGCTCAACACCGAACTGGTCGAGGTCTTGAAGGATCCGCAGGTCGTGAAGAACTTCACGAGCCAGGGCTCGATCATTGCCAATTCATCGGAGGCTTTCGCACAGGTGCTTGTCGACGACGAGAAGAAATGGGCAAAGGTGATCGAGGATGCGGGCCTAAAGACGCAGTAA
- a CDS encoding Dehydrogenases with different specificities (related to short-chain alcohol dehydrogenases) has translation MTAVLRDRVAIVTGGGRGIGRAIALKMAAAGARVVVNDLGVSVAGDAEQIAPADEVVREIRELGGEAVADKGSVTDWDATRHMVATAVDTFGRLDIVVNNAGIIRMARIDAMSAGDWHAVTRVHLAGSFNLSRAAAPVFRSQKSGAYVHMTSASGLIGSTSQANYAAAKLGIVALSKAIALDMAAYNVRSNCIAPSSTSRMTELTDSRRTAELSAEALATLQKSRAASQPDQMAPLVVYLASDLAHGVNGQVIGARGNELYLYSQHRPIRVLNSAEPWTAEKLAERLPQAWSASLVPLDRITDVFRWAPI, from the coding sequence ATGACAGCAGTGTTGAGGGATCGCGTCGCCATCGTGACCGGTGGCGGACGCGGGATCGGACGGGCGATTGCGCTCAAGATGGCGGCCGCAGGAGCGAGGGTGGTCGTCAACGACCTCGGTGTTTCGGTCGCGGGCGATGCGGAACAGATCGCCCCTGCCGACGAGGTCGTGCGCGAGATCCGTGAGCTGGGAGGCGAGGCGGTTGCCGACAAAGGCAGCGTGACGGACTGGGATGCCACCCGGCACATGGTGGCGACCGCCGTCGACACGTTCGGACGGCTCGATATCGTGGTCAACAATGCGGGCATCATCCGCATGGCGCGGATCGATGCGATGAGCGCCGGGGACTGGCATGCGGTGACCCGCGTGCATCTTGCAGGCTCGTTCAACCTCAGCCGCGCGGCCGCGCCGGTGTTCCGCAGCCAGAAGTCCGGCGCCTATGTGCATATGACCTCGGCCAGCGGCTTGATCGGCAGCACGAGTCAAGCCAATTATGCGGCGGCCAAGCTCGGGATCGTGGCCCTCTCCAAGGCTATCGCGCTCGACATGGCGGCCTACAACGTGCGCTCGAACTGCATCGCCCCGTCGAGCACCAGCCGGATGACGGAGCTCACCGACAGTCGCCGGACAGCGGAGCTTTCGGCCGAGGCACTCGCCACCCTGCAGAAGTCGCGTGCGGCCTCCCAGCCGGACCAGATGGCGCCGCTGGTCGTCTATCTCGCCAGCGATCTCGCGCATGGGGTGAACGGGCAGGTGATCGGTGCGCGCGGCAACGAACTCTATCTCTACAGCCAGCACCGGCCTATCCGCGTGCTCAACAGCGCGGAGCCATGGACGGCCGAGAAACTGGCCGAACGCCTGCCACAGGCCTGGTCGGCCTCGCTTGTCCCGCTTGACCGGATTACCGATGTGTTCCGCTGGGCGCCCATTTGA
- a CDS encoding putative 3-hydroxyacyl-CoA dehydrogenase (Evidence 3 : Putative function from multiple computational evidences), producing the protein MILSNTVVLLAGAHAAERGAFAEALHAMGAAVVILDAEGAAAPTQGAGVTRLPWRGEDSDRLAQLLLAPHGRIDGAVVLPSEAPSVAFDALDPAAFEACLAGNLDKAFHITRALSPHFAARGFGSFVYVVPAEGIVGDTGRAASTIVGLAEAGLSRAVALDFAGTSVRANCLAFVDGLQHVAAVAAFLLSDAASALTGQVVIAQGSDLHLVSQPRPLRIAHRDGGWDAQALDHGIGRRWAGAFVPPETTRDIL; encoded by the coding sequence GTGATCCTGTCGAATACAGTTGTCCTCCTGGCCGGGGCGCATGCCGCGGAACGGGGAGCCTTTGCGGAAGCCCTGCATGCGATGGGCGCTGCGGTTGTGATCCTCGACGCGGAGGGCGCTGCTGCGCCCACGCAAGGGGCTGGCGTCACCCGCCTTCCATGGCGCGGCGAGGATTCCGATCGTCTCGCGCAATTGCTGCTGGCACCGCACGGGCGCATTGATGGAGCCGTCGTGCTACCGAGCGAGGCGCCGTCGGTTGCCTTCGATGCGCTTGATCCGGCGGCTTTCGAGGCTTGCTTGGCCGGCAACCTCGACAAGGCGTTTCATATCACCAGGGCGCTGTCTCCGCATTTTGCGGCGCGGGGCTTCGGCTCATTCGTCTATGTCGTGCCGGCCGAGGGAATTGTCGGCGATACCGGCCGGGCTGCTTCCACGATCGTGGGGCTTGCGGAAGCGGGCCTCTCCCGCGCCGTGGCGCTGGATTTCGCGGGAACGTCAGTCCGGGCCAATTGTCTCGCTTTTGTCGACGGACTGCAGCATGTCGCAGCCGTGGCGGCATTCCTGCTCAGCGATGCGGCCTCTGCGCTGACCGGGCAGGTTGTGATCGCTCAAGGGAGTGATCTCCATCTCGTCAGCCAGCCCCGCCCGTTGCGGATCGCGCATCGGGATGGTGGTTGGGATGCACAGGCGCTCGATCATGGCATCGGCCGGCGCTGGGCGGGGGCTTTTGTCCCCCCTGAGACGACCCGCGACATTCTGTAG